Part of the Flavobacterium sp. MDT1-60 genome, GCGTTGATTTTACAACCGGAAAATGGCTTTTAAACGAAGTAGATTCTCCGAAAAACTCTAAAGAAAAAATGACAGCTGAATCGTTGAAATTCTTTAGAAAAAACTTAGGTGAAAGAGTATTCTACATCAATGATGTAAATGGGTTATTGGTTACAAGGAAAATTCACCTCAATCCGAATAATGTAAAATTAAAAGAACTCAAAGACGGAACCGGTTTTGATTTTTTTATTAATATCTCTACCAAAAAAAACAAAAACGATTTTTCTACTATAGAACTTTACCAATACGACAGTGAATCTGGAAAAAATGAAGCAGAAGTAACTCTTGAAATATATGATTTAAACCTGCAACAAATCATTTACTCACAAAATATTGTAGGCATTACCGGAAAAGCAAGTACCGAATCGATGTGGCAAACAGAAAAATCAGATAAACTCGCAGATAATATAACGTTCTACAAAAATGCCGATAACCTAATGTTGGGGGCTTTAAAACGAATTTTTAAAGATTTAAATAAAAGGTCTATTCATTAGAAAATAATCAAATAAAAATCCCAAATTCCAATTGTAAATCTTGGAATTTGGGATTTTTTTATATTGGAATTTTAAAGAAATTTTACTTCGTAAGTTCCAGTTTTTCTGCAAAATAATCACAGAAATCTTTCATTGTGTCCGACATTTTTTCATCGTCTGTTGCACGCTTAAAAGTATCTGACATTGCCACTAAAGTCTGGTGAAAGAAAATTTTCATTTCATCAACCGGCATATCTTTTGTCCACAAATCAATACGCATTGTTTCTTTAGCTTTGCTGTCCCAAATAGACAACATTATTGCTTTTGCTTCTTCAGCTTGCACTCCGCCATCTTGTGCGCTCCATGTTAATTTTTCCGGAACACGGTTTTCGTCTAATTCTATATTGAATTTAATTTCTGAGTTTATTGTATCTGACATTATTTCTTAGGTTTATATTTTGACTTTTCAAAAATCTCTTTATTATCTGTTTTTAATAATTCCGGCAAAGTAACATTGTTGTTCTTCATGTACGAGCGTACCATTTGCCATCCAATCCATGCACCAACTCTTCCGGGCGAATCATTATCTATTTCTAAATAAAACTTAGAAAACGGCGCTGGTTTCATAAATCGGGTTGTTAATTTAGGATCATCACTGTATAAGATTTCCTTTTCCATAAAATAACGCCACATATACGCTTCATTTTCTTCGCACCATTTTATCTGTTCAGGTGTATACCCAATTTTATCAGCATCTGAATATGCAGGCAAAAGCAAATCTTTAGCGTACAATTGTTTGCCCTCAAAAATCATTTGAGAAACTAAATTCCTATCCGGAAAAGCTGGAATATTTCTGTAGGCAAAACTTGAAACCACATCTGGCATAATTTGCTTTTCTTCAAAATTCTGTTTCAGATAATTCGGGAATTCATAAAACTTATGATCTTTTCCTAAGTACAATTCCAAAGCAACAATTACCAGACTGTCTGCATATATTGCTTTGGCATTATAATCCATTTCTCCAATTACTGTAATTACTTTAGGTGTTTTAGTTTTAGGGAAATAATATTTCACATGCTGAAAAAGAGAATTGAACTCCTCGCGTACAGGCTCAAAATTCGAATATTTCTTCTGTACTTCTTCATATACTTCTCTCCAAATTGGTTCCTGCATTTTCTGTAACCAAACAGCATCGCTATTTCCTGCTGGAAAAAAGAAAGGATATTGTCTTTTTACTTTCGCGAGATCTTCTGGTTTTGTCTCAAAAAATGCCTTATCAAAACGTTCTACTTTAATATCAACAGGAATTTCTTCAACTTCTTTTTCTACTTTACTTTTTTGATCGCAAGACAAAAAAAACAAGCACAGAACCACTGCAAAGCGATATATTTTCATTTTATTTTAATTAGATTTGTGTTGCATAAATTTAAATAAACACTTATTTAAAATATTTGTGCAAATATACATCCCTGTATCTTAAAACTTGAACTATTATGACTAAAAAAAGCACTATTCAGACAGAAAAAGTAAATACCCATATTGTAGAGTGGTTAAAAAATTATGCTAGCAGCGCAAAAGTAAATGGTTTTGTAATCGGAATTTCCGGCGGAGTTGATTCGGCAGTAACCTCTACCTTGTGTGCTCAAACCGGCTTACAGGTTTTATGTGTAGAAATGCCAATTCATCAGGCTGAAAGTCAGGTTTCGAGAGGAAGAGAGCATATTGAACAATTAAAAAAACGTTTTCCAAACGTTTCAGATATAAAAACAGATTTGACCGCCACTTTTGAAGCTTTTAAAGGCTCCGTTCCAAAAACTGATGATGAAGCCAAGGTAAGCTTGTCTTTGGCTAATACACGCGCCCGCTTGCGAATGACTTCATTATATTATTTAGCTGGATTGCATGGACTATTAGTTGCCGGAACAGGAAACAAAGTCGAAGATTTTGGAGTAGGTTTTTATACTAAATATGGCGATGGAGGTGTCGATTTAAGCCCGATTGCCGATCTAATGAAATCAGATGTTTACGCTCTTGGCGAATTTTTAGCAATTCCGCAATCAATTTTAACAGCAGCTCCAACAGATGGATTATTTGGTGACAACAGAACCGATGAAGACCAATTAGGAGCAAGTTATGATGAACTTGAATGGGCCATGTTAGTGGCGGAGTCAGGAAAGACGGTAGCTGACTTCAATGGGAGAGAAAAATCTGTCTTTGAAATTTATAAAAGGTTAAACACCAGCAACAAGCATAAAATGGATGCAATACCGGTCTGCATAATACCAAAAACGTTAAAATAAAACTTTTTAACATTTACCTTCGATTAATTACAGAATTTATTTATTAATTTTACAGCTCCAAAAACATGATAAAACAATTCTAAAAAGGTAAAATTATGATTAAAGTATGTCTTGCAGACAATCATCCTGTGACTCACTTTGGCGTTAAGTCTTATTTTAAAGACCACGATCAAATTTCAATTGTTGCCAATGTAGGCAATTTTTCAATGGTTAGAGATATTCTTCAAACGAAGGAGATCGACATCCTAATTCTAGATTTAGAGTTAGAAGGTCTTTCGAGCATCTTTGAAGTTAAATCAATCCTGAAAAACTTCCCAAAAACAAAAATTGTAATTTTTAGTGACCTCGCTGAACAAATGTATGCTCCAAATGCTATTAAAGCAGGAGTTTCCGGGTATGTGCACAAAACAGAAAAACTTGAAACTTTAGGTCTTTCTATTATTAAAGTACACGAAGGAAAAATTATCATCAACGAAACTGTTCGTAAAAACATGGCTCTAATTGCTAAACAAAGCAAAAGCGAACGTTTGTACAGAAAACTGTCAAATCGCGAGATTGAAGTTTTACGTTATTTAAGTGATGGTAAAAAGAACAATGAAATCTCTAAAATCTTAAATCTGAACGAAAAAACGATCAGTACCTACAAATTAAGATTATTGACTAAGTTGAATGTTACTAATTTAGTTGACTTAGTTAACAAAGCGAAGACTTTAGAAATTATTTAATGGTATCTCGACATTACTCTTCCGAGTTTTTTCGAGAATGAATTAACTAGTTTTGAGTAATCGACAACCATAGACAAAAGCTCTGTATTATCTGAATTATCAGGTTGTATAGAGCTTTTTAATTCTTCAATAATTCGATCTACCAAAAACCAGCGCATAGACATAATTGTTTCAGTAACATATTGCGCTATACCTGATTGTTTATCTTTTGCGAAAATATTCTGCCCCTCCCAGTTGTGCAGTGTTACTTTTTCATCTTCCATCAAAATATCCGTTACTTCCTGAGCAAAATCAGGCTGTAAACGCATTAAATATTGCTCCAGGCTAAATTTTTCATTTTGGTGATAAAATGCCATTATATCTGTAAAAATATCACGGAATAAATTATTAGAAAGCTCGACTTCATCTTCCTGCAAACTCAAATAAATACGCTGGTGAACTTTATATTGTTTCTTTTCCGTAACCATTTCGATTTCTCCTTCGTCATTGCTTTTCAAAAGGACATCTTCAAATTCTTCGGTTTTATCTCCGTAAAGCAATAGAATTTCAATTACTTTTCGCTCTAAACGATATAATATATCAACCTTTTCAGCTTGTTGCTGTTCCGGATATCCTGACTCTCCAGGATAACCCTCTGGCGGCCCTGTTCGTGGATCTTCCGGGTCTCCTCCTGAAAAACCAGCATTTGGGTTTTGGTTTCTATAAACCTGAAAAGGTTTTTGGTCCTGCTTTTGCTTTTTATTAACTTCTGCAAGATCTTTTTGAATCAACTGCGCCAATGTACTTACTAAAACCTGCTCCGAGATATCCATTATTCGGGCACATTCCTGGGTATACACCTCTCGCTGAATACGGTCTGGTATTTTAGAAATACTCGTTACCATATCCCGAATCAAATCTGCTTTTTTAATAGGATCGTTCTTGGCTTCTTTCATCAAAATTGAAGCTTTGAACTGGATAAAGTCTTTGCTGTTTTCTTCTAAATAAGCTACTAAATCATCATGAGAATTTTTTCGGGCAAAACTGTCCGGGTCTTCTCCATCAGGAAAAGAACAAACCCTTACGTTCATTCCTTCTTCCAAAATCAAATCGATTCCACGGATAGAAGCTCTTAATCCCGCCGCATCACCATCAAAAAGTACGGTAATATTTCTGGTTAGACGATTCACTAATCGAATCTGATCTGGCGTTAATGCTGTTCCTGAAGACGCTACAACATTCTCAATTCCGGCCTGATGAAACTGGATTACATCCGTATACCCTTCAACTAAATAACAATTATTTTGTTTTGCGATGGATTGTTTGGCCTGAAAAATCCCGTAAAGGACTTTACTTTTATGGTAAATATCACTTTCCGGCGAGTTTAGGTACTTCGCCGCTTTTTTATCATTCGTTAAAATACGTCCTCCAAAACCCAAAACACGCCCCGACATACTTTCTATCGGAAACATTACGCGCCCTTTAAAACGATCAAAAGGACGATCTTCCCGA contains:
- the gldB gene encoding gliding motility lipoprotein GldB; this encodes MKIYRFAVVLCLFFLSCDQKSKVEKEVEEIPVDIKVERFDKAFFETKPEDLAKVKRQYPFFFPAGNSDAVWLQKMQEPIWREVYEEVQKKYSNFEPVREEFNSLFQHVKYYFPKTKTPKVITVIGEMDYNAKAIYADSLVIVALELYLGKDHKFYEFPNYLKQNFEEKQIMPDVVSSFAYRNIPAFPDRNLVSQMIFEGKQLYAKDLLLPAYSDADKIGYTPEQIKWCEENEAYMWRYFMEKEILYSDDPKLTTRFMKPAPFSKFYLEIDNDSPGRVGAWIGWQMVRSYMKNNNVTLPELLKTDNKEIFEKSKYKPKK
- the dnaG gene encoding DNA primase, with the translated sequence MISQSTIDSVFETARVEEVIGDFVNLKRAGSNFKGLSPFSDERSPSFMVSPAKGIWKDFSTGKGGNSVKFLMEHSQFTYPEAIRYLAKKYNIEIEETEQTDAEKAITDVRESMYLVSEFAKDYFHKTLLNSEEGKAIGLSYFKERGFTNETIKKFSLGYSPETWDALTKEALGKGYKLEFLESTGLTIPREDRPFDRFKGRVMFPIESMSGRVLGFGGRILTNDKKAAKYLNSPESDIYHKSKVLYGIFQAKQSIAKQNNCYLVEGYTDVIQFHQAGIENVVASSGTALTPDQIRLVNRLTRNITVLFDGDAAGLRASIRGIDLILEEGMNVRVCSFPDGEDPDSFARKNSHDDLVAYLEENSKDFIQFKASILMKEAKNDPIKKADLIRDMVTSISKIPDRIQREVYTQECARIMDISEQVLVSTLAQLIQKDLAEVNKKQKQDQKPFQVYRNQNPNAGFSGGDPEDPRTGPPEGYPGESGYPEQQQAEKVDILYRLERKVIEILLLYGDKTEEFEDVLLKSNDEGEIEMVTEKKQYKVHQRIYLSLQEDEVELSNNLFRDIFTDIMAFYHQNEKFSLEQYLMRLQPDFAQEVTDILMEDEKVTLHNWEGQNIFAKDKQSGIAQYVTETIMSMRWFLVDRIIEELKSSIQPDNSDNTELLSMVVDYSKLVNSFSKKLGRVMSRYH
- a CDS encoding response regulator transcription factor, with the protein product MIKVCLADNHPVTHFGVKSYFKDHDQISIVANVGNFSMVRDILQTKEIDILILDLELEGLSSIFEVKSILKNFPKTKIVIFSDLAEQMYAPNAIKAGVSGYVHKTEKLETLGLSIIKVHEGKIIINETVRKNMALIAKQSKSERLYRKLSNREIEVLRYLSDGKKNNEISKILNLNEKTISTYKLRLLTKLNVTNLVDLVNKAKTLEII
- the gldC gene encoding gliding motility protein GldC yields the protein MSDTINSEIKFNIELDENRVPEKLTWSAQDGGVQAEEAKAIMLSIWDSKAKETMRIDLWTKDMPVDEMKIFFHQTLVAMSDTFKRATDDEKMSDTMKDFCDYFAEKLELTK
- the nadE gene encoding NAD(+) synthase; the protein is MTKKSTIQTEKVNTHIVEWLKNYASSAKVNGFVIGISGGVDSAVTSTLCAQTGLQVLCVEMPIHQAESQVSRGREHIEQLKKRFPNVSDIKTDLTATFEAFKGSVPKTDDEAKVSLSLANTRARLRMTSLYYLAGLHGLLVAGTGNKVEDFGVGFYTKYGDGGVDLSPIADLMKSDVYALGEFLAIPQSILTAAPTDGLFGDNRTDEDQLGASYDELEWAMLVAESGKTVADFNGREKSVFEIYKRLNTSNKHKMDAIPVCIIPKTLK